The Tepidibacter aestuarii genome contains a region encoding:
- the pnpS gene encoding two-component system histidine kinase PnpS produces the protein MFKSIRYKIIVIYFLLVFIAMAIVGIFMINQFEHLHINTATNTLNRIANNIVKPQISNIDFSNYNDLRYEIQKIPVLPGDYEILMIDSNTYKIIASTKNNSRLIGKDALNNLNQEVISNSSQSGYMKDEQAVKNIGYIYRNRRNQTIIIYGKAYLENIYEVLNESKKIFLQAIIMALIVTIILGFLISKSITNPIKDVTSKASKMAKGDFEQKVDIKSDDEIGQLGEMFNYLTAKLKNTLDEISSEKSKLNAIINQMGDGLIAVDNEGYIIHVNPTFIEMLRINQIDTTKPIYDDMVGKYNENLTLKHIRNKNISQGSEIIKLENNDILRANFVYLTNEKEEVKGLILVLQDITEHEKLDNMRKEFVANVSHELKTPITTIKSYIETLLDGAMEDEEICNSFLSVIDKESDRMARLVSDLLQLSRMDHKKNNFNSSRFDIDNLIKDIVNKLDISFKEKNHIIKIGLCDKNIMINGDKDRIEQVIQNILTNAIKYTPNNGVISVNIKEEDEQAFISIKDNGIGIPKKDVSRIFERFYRVDKARSRDMGGTGLGLSIAKHIIEQHGGDISVESEVGKGTEFRIKLPVDKSVDI, from the coding sequence TTGTTTAAAAGTATAAGGTACAAAATAATAGTTATATACTTTTTACTAGTTTTTATAGCCATGGCAATAGTAGGAATATTTATGATAAATCAATTTGAGCATTTGCATATAAATACAGCTACAAATACACTAAATAGAATAGCTAACAATATAGTAAAACCTCAGATAAGCAATATAGATTTTAGCAACTATAATGATTTAAGATATGAAATTCAAAAGATACCAGTGCTTCCTGGCGATTATGAGATATTAATGATAGACTCTAATACTTATAAGATAATAGCATCTACTAAAAACAACAGTAGGTTAATCGGAAAAGATGCTCTTAATAATCTTAACCAAGAGGTAATATCAAACTCATCTCAAAGTGGATATATGAAGGATGAACAAGCTGTAAAAAATATAGGATATATATATAGAAATCGAAGAAATCAAACTATAATAATATACGGTAAAGCATATCTTGAAAACATATATGAGGTTTTAAATGAATCAAAGAAGATATTTTTACAAGCCATAATAATGGCCTTAATAGTAACTATAATACTTGGATTTTTGATATCAAAATCAATAACAAATCCTATAAAGGATGTAACAAGTAAGGCATCTAAAATGGCAAAGGGAGACTTTGAACAAAAGGTAGATATAAAATCTGATGATGAAATAGGACAACTTGGAGAGATGTTCAACTATCTAACCGCCAAGCTTAAAAATACACTAGATGAGATATCGAGTGAAAAAAGCAAACTTAATGCGATAATAAATCAAATGGGAGACGGATTAATAGCTGTTGATAACGAAGGTTATATAATTCATGTAAATCCTACTTTTATAGAAATGCTAAGAATAAATCAAATAGATACAACAAAACCTATATATGATGATATGGTAGGTAAATATAACGAAAATTTGACTCTAAAACATATAAGAAATAAGAATATATCTCAGGGAAGTGAGATAATAAAACTTGAAAATAACGATATACTAAGAGCTAATTTTGTATATCTTACAAATGAAAAGGAAGAGGTTAAAGGTCTTATACTAGTTCTTCAAGATATAACAGAGCATGAAAAATTAGATAATATGAGAAAAGAGTTTGTAGCGAATGTATCTCATGAATTGAAGACGCCTATAACAACTATAAAAAGTTATATAGAAACCTTGCTTGATGGAGCCATGGAGGATGAGGAAATATGCAATTCATTCTTGAGTGTAATAGATAAGGAATCAGATAGAATGGCAAGACTTGTTAGTGATTTGCTTCAATTATCTAGAATGGATCATAAGAAAAACAATTTCAATTCATCAAGGTTTGATATAGACAATTTGATAAAGGATATAGTAAATAAACTGGATATTTCGTTTAAAGAAAAAAATCATATAATAAAAATAGGACTTTGTGACAAAAACATAATGATAAATGGAGATAAAGACAGAATAGAACAGGTTATTCAAAATATACTTACTAATGCTATAAAATATACACCTAATAATGGAGTTATAAGTGTAAATATAAAAGAAGAAGATGAACAAGCCTTTATATCTATAAAAGATAATGGAATAGGTATTCCGAAAAAGGATGTATCTAGGATATTTGAAAGATTCTATAGAGTAGATAAAGCAAGGTCTAGAGATATGGGAGGAACAGGTCTAGGTCTTTCTATAGCAAAGCATATAATAGAACAACACGGTGGGGATATATCTGTTGAAAGTGAAGTTGGAAAAGGAACTGAATTTAGAATAAAATTACCTGTGGATAAATCTGTGGATATATAG
- the yycI gene encoding two-component system regulatory protein YycI — protein sequence MDGSKVKNILIIAFILTNMVLGYNLYINVFRYDKQDIFSDSSINNLNKLLSTKNISINTQIPKDTPSLSTLSIKYEDLSESELDSLFKGNGLYEVKDKHIIYNGKSDIDDFNIKECTLFTKKFLKKYNFDDDMYLKSTIRKPDHIEIIYTGKYKDYFLEESYMNFVFYENKDFSFERLWIVPIEEKKQKKRVITSVEAIMSAYNQIEQDSVINEIKLGYYFESKNMDIEQGDIGPVWRLKVNNKYIYIKAFDL from the coding sequence ATGGATGGATCAAAAGTTAAAAACATACTAATTATTGCATTTATATTAACTAATATGGTTTTGGGATATAATCTTTATATAAATGTATTTAGGTATGACAAGCAGGATATCTTTAGTGATAGTTCTATAAATAATTTAAATAAACTTTTAAGTACTAAAAATATATCTATAAACACTCAAATACCTAAAGATACCCCTAGCCTTAGTACGTTAAGTATAAAGTATGAGGATTTAAGTGAATCTGAATTAGACTCTTTATTTAAAGGAAATGGTTTATATGAGGTTAAGGATAAGCATATAATATACAATGGAAAGTCTGATATAGATGATTTTAATATAAAAGAATGTACACTGTTTACTAAGAAGTTTCTTAAAAAATACAATTTTGATGATGATATGTATCTAAAGTCTACAATTAGAAAACCAGATCATATAGAAATCATATATACTGGAAAATATAAAGATTATTTTTTAGAAGAGAGTTATATGAATTTTGTATTTTACGAGAATAAAGATTTTTCATTTGAAAGATTATGGATAGTTCCGATAGAGGAAAAAAAGCAGAAAAAAAGGGTTATAACTAGTGTAGAAGCTATTATGTCTGCTTATAACCAGATAGAACAAGATTCTGTTATAAATGAAATAAAATTGGGATATTATTTTGAATCTAAGAATATGGATATAGAGCAAGGCGATATAGGCCCTGTTTGGAGATTAAAAGTGAATAATAAATATATATATATAAAAGCCTTTGATTTATAA
- a CDS encoding MBL fold metallo-hydrolase, with amino-acid sequence MSFNYASVASGSCGNCHYIEYKDTKILIDAGLSGKKVEENLRKLDKNLENAAGILITHEHTDHIKGAGILSRRYNIPIYANRNTWDCMIDKLGKLKEDNIKFFDNDIPFIIGDINIKAFPIHHDAADPVGYTLYNGNTKISVATDLGHVCDDIRRNLFESKLVVLESNHDVEMLKMGSYPYYLKQRVMSNKGHLSNEDAGKFCVELVKRGTQKILLAHLSKENNFPELAFETVKGVLKEKNISIGKNLELEVLRRGTISNLYAV; translated from the coding sequence ATGAGTTTTAATTACGCTTCAGTAGCTAGCGGCAGTTGTGGTAATTGTCATTATATAGAGTATAAAGATACTAAAATTTTAATAGATGCAGGTCTTAGTGGTAAGAAAGTTGAAGAAAATTTAAGAAAATTAGACAAAAACCTTGAAAATGCTGCAGGAATACTGATTACACATGAGCATACAGATCATATAAAGGGTGCAGGAATTTTATCAAGAAGATATAATATACCTATATATGCAAATAGAAATACTTGGGACTGTATGATAGATAAGCTTGGAAAGTTAAAAGAAGATAATATTAAATTTTTTGATAATGATATTCCTTTTATTATTGGGGATATTAATATAAAGGCTTTTCCTATTCATCATGATGCAGCTGATCCTGTAGGATATACTCTATATAATGGAAATACTAAAATAAGTGTAGCTACGGATTTAGGACATGTATGTGATGATATTAGAAGAAATTTATTTGAGTCAAAGCTTGTGGTTCTTGAATCTAATCATGACGTAGAGATGCTAAAGATGGGATCATATCCTTATTATCTTAAGCAAAGAGTAATGTCTAATAAAGGACATTTATCTAATGAAGATGCAGGTAAGTTTTGTGTAGAGCTTGTAAAAAGAGGAACTCAAAAGATATTACTTGCTCATTTAAGCAAAGAGAATAACTTTCCAGAGCTTGCTTTTGAAACAGTAAAAGGTGTTTTAAAAGAGAAGAATATATCAATAGGAAAGAATTTAGAACTTGAGGTCTTAAGAAGAGGAACAATATCAAATTTATACGCAGTGTAA
- the htrA gene encoding serine protease HtrA has product MKRGGYFITGLIGAIIGSLLTLYIAPNFIFNDIQAGNEPQSNTQIVVNSNDEESIYKAVAKKAMPSVVGITTVTVQKDRFFGITREASGVGTGVIIDERGYVLTNSHVIGDGNAREVNVLFYDGSNEKAEVLWNDSTLDLAIIKVDKKGLPVAELGDSDKVEVGDIAVAIGNPLGLEFERSLTQGVISGLHRSIKINEYESVDDMIQTDASINPGNSGGPLLNSKGQVIGINTAKIQTGEGLGFSIPINIAKPIVDQFIEKGEFKRVTLGIKAVDAKYFEDRMGEELAVDQGIYVYQIMADSPAEKSGMESGDVIVKIGENDIKTMGNLTRELYKHRPGDVVEVKVNRGGKEKVLEVTF; this is encoded by the coding sequence GTGAAAAGAGGAGGATATTTTATAACAGGTTTAATAGGTGCTATTATAGGAAGTTTACTTACTTTATACATAGCTCCAAACTTTATATTTAATGATATTCAAGCTGGTAATGAGCCACAAAGCAATACTCAGATAGTAGTAAATTCAAATGATGAGGAAAGCATATATAAGGCAGTAGCTAAAAAAGCAATGCCATCTGTTGTAGGTATAACTACAGTAACTGTCCAAAAAGATCGTTTTTTTGGTATTACTAGAGAAGCAAGTGGGGTAGGAACAGGCGTTATTATAGATGAGAGAGGTTATGTACTTACTAACTCACATGTTATAGGAGATGGAAATGCAAGGGAAGTTAATGTACTTTTCTATGATGGAAGTAATGAAAAAGCAGAAGTTCTTTGGAATGATTCAACTCTAGATTTAGCTATAATAAAAGTTGATAAAAAAGGACTACCAGTAGCAGAGCTTGGAGATAGTGACAAGGTAGAAGTTGGAGATATAGCGGTAGCTATAGGTAACCCTCTTGGGCTTGAGTTTGAAAGAAGTTTAACTCAAGGAGTTATAAGTGGACTACATAGAAGTATTAAGATAAATGAGTATGAATCTGTAGACGATATGATTCAAACTGATGCATCTATAAACCCTGGCAACAGTGGAGGGCCACTTTTAAATTCTAAAGGACAGGTTATAGGTATAAATACAGCTAAGATTCAAACAGGAGAGGGATTAGGGTTCTCTATTCCTATAAACATTGCAAAACCTATAGTAGACCAATTTATAGAAAAAGGCGAATTTAAGAGAGTTACTCTTGGAATAAAAGCTGTAGATGCTAAGTATTTTGAAGATAGAATGGGTGAAGAATTAGCTGTAGATCAAGGTATATATGTATATCAAATCATGGCAGATTCACCAGCAGAAAAATCAGGAATGGAATCTGGAGATGTAATAGTTAAAATAGGAGAGAATGATATAAAGACAATGGGCAATTTAACTAGAGAGCTTTATAAGCATAGACCTGGTGATGTTGTTGAGGTTAAGGTTAATAGAGGTGGAAAAGAAAAAGTATTAGAGGTAACTTTTTAG
- a CDS encoding tetratricopeptide repeat protein translates to MKRVIINRLIYLILICIGMFLALKDMYYIIAIPVIMWLLVERVFWKTFYEGKRMLYKRQFKSAAGKFEAFLKELEEKPWLNNLRMFNIGVYTHNLQAQCYNNIGICYLESRSYKKATKYFNKAIELDDMFCIPYYNLAIIKLIHDNELEAREYLLESIRRGYNKVKLAQLKSYVMMKYKMQER, encoded by the coding sequence GTGAAACGAGTTATAATAAATAGACTTATATACTTGATACTTATATGTATAGGGATGTTTTTAGCTCTTAAAGACATGTACTATATAATAGCAATACCAGTTATAATGTGGTTGTTGGTTGAGAGAGTATTTTGGAAAACTTTTTATGAGGGAAAGAGGATGCTTTATAAGAGGCAGTTTAAGAGTGCGGCTGGAAAGTTTGAGGCTTTTTTAAAGGAGTTGGAGGAGAAGCCATGGCTTAATAATTTAAGAATGTTCAATATAGGAGTATATACTCACAACCTACAAGCTCAATGTTATAACAATATAGGAATATGTTATCTAGAATCGAGGTCGTATAAAAAGGCTACTAAGTATTTTAATAAAGCAATAGAGCTAGATGATATGTTTTGTATACCTTATTATAATTTAGCAATAATAAAACTTATACATGACAATGAATTAGAGGCTAGGGAGTATCTATTAGAATCTATTAGAAGAGGATACAATAAGGTAAAGCTTGCACAGCTTAAAAGTTATGTGATGATGAAATATAAGATGCAGGAGAGATAA
- the rlmH gene encoding 23S rRNA (pseudouridine(1915)-N(3))-methyltransferase RlmH: MNIKIVTVGKIKEKYLKLGIDEFTKRLSKYCKLDIVELSDEKAPENLSEKEMNMIKDKEGKKILSHVKDTTYAIALAIDGKNLSSEELADKLNSLSIMGKSNVTFIIGGSLGLSDEVLKRADFKLSFSKMTFPHQLMRLILLEQVYRSFRIIKGEPYHK; encoded by the coding sequence ATGAATATAAAAATAGTTACTGTAGGAAAAATAAAAGAAAAGTATTTAAAACTTGGAATAGATGAGTTTACTAAAAGACTATCTAAGTACTGCAAATTAGATATAGTTGAACTTAGTGATGAAAAGGCTCCTGAGAACTTAAGTGAAAAAGAGATGAACATGATAAAGGATAAGGAAGGTAAGAAAATATTATCTCACGTAAAGGATACTACTTACGCTATAGCACTTGCTATTGATGGAAAGAACTTATCTTCAGAGGAATTAGCTGATAAGCTAAACAGTCTTAGTATAATGGGAAAGAGTAATGTAACATTTATAATAGGAGGATCATTAGGCCTTTCTGATGAGGTGTTAAAGAGAGCAGATTTTAAGCTTTCGTTTTCAAAGATGACATTCCCACACCAGCTTATGAGGCTTATACTTCTTGAGCAGGTGTATAGAAGTTTTAGAATAATTAAGGGGGAACCCTATCACAAGTAA
- a CDS encoding LysR family transcriptional regulator has product MEINDLRIFQMVAYEKSISKAALNLRYAQSNITMRIKVLENELNATLFIRNNKGTTITAHGEKLLPYADKIIKLVDEATEEFIISKINSNLTIGATQTISASLLPKLFTLFYKKNPTVSLVLKTEKQEVLLDKLIKDELDGAFIYDKYTSIKVKEIFSFREEIALISSTNINDTSNITTPIIVNTDNQCPYHQLLKKWFTVNNSKPITIIEFDTLESILNGVTAGLGVSLLPKSILPKKHNFHVYDLRDGFKKLEVKFVVNENGKFNDSLKSFIDISNEYINIYDII; this is encoded by the coding sequence ATGGAGATTAACGATTTAAGAATATTTCAAATGGTTGCATATGAGAAGTCTATATCAAAAGCTGCTTTAAACCTTAGATATGCACAATCGAATATTACTATGAGAATTAAAGTCCTTGAAAATGAGTTGAATGCTACTTTATTTATAAGGAATAATAAAGGTACTACTATTACCGCCCATGGAGAAAAACTACTTCCATATGCAGATAAAATTATTAAGTTAGTAGATGAAGCTACAGAAGAATTTATCATTTCTAAGATTAATTCTAACCTTACAATTGGTGCTACCCAAACTATTTCTGCATCTTTACTACCTAAATTATTTACTTTGTTTTATAAAAAAAATCCTACAGTATCTTTAGTATTAAAAACTGAAAAACAAGAAGTTCTTTTGGATAAACTTATAAAAGATGAGCTAGATGGGGCCTTTATATATGATAAATATACATCTATAAAAGTTAAAGAAATTTTTAGTTTCAGAGAGGAAATTGCACTAATATCTTCTACAAACATTAATGACACTAGTAATATAACTACACCAATAATAGTAAATACAGATAACCAATGCCCATATCATCAGCTTCTAAAAAAATGGTTTACTGTTAACAACTCTAAGCCCATTACTATTATTGAATTTGATACTTTAGAATCTATTCTTAATGGGGTAACTGCAGGTTTAGGCGTTTCACTTTTACCTAAAAGTATTTTACCTAAAAAACATAATTTTCATGTTTATGATTTAAGAGATGGTTTTAAGAAATTGGAAGTCAAATTTGTAGTAAATGAAAATGGGAAATTTAATGATTCACTTAAGAGCTTTATTGATATATCAAATGAATATATAAATATCTATGATATTATTTGA
- a CDS encoding DUF4865 family protein, translating into MIATQYKIILPSNYDMNIIKDRVKNNGYKTDGFEDLKFKLYLITEKGENNNLQNSYCPLYIWKDSNGLNKFLFNGFYDNIITSFGWQQVNVGIPLIDTTTCNFNDMKYIFEVTKEISPQESLKNLKDKIEKDIPKIDNAEYVVIYNPDKWKYNIFYFIDDLSKVKSEKGVVYDILHIS; encoded by the coding sequence ATGATAGCAACACAATATAAGATTATACTACCAAGTAATTATGATATGAATATAATAAAGGATAGAGTAAAAAATAATGGGTATAAAACTGATGGATTTGAGGATTTAAAGTTCAAGCTGTATCTTATAACAGAAAAAGGAGAAAACAATAATTTACAAAATAGTTATTGTCCTTTATATATTTGGAAAGACAGCAATGGATTAAATAAATTCTTATTTAATGGATTTTATGATAATATAATAACTTCTTTTGGATGGCAACAAGTAAATGTAGGAATACCGTTAATTGATACAACGACATGCAATTTTAATGATATGAAATATATATTTGAAGTGACAAAAGAGATAAGCCCTCAAGAAAGTTTAAAAAATTTAAAAGATAAAATAGAAAAAGATATACCTAAGATTGATAATGCAGAATATGTTGTTATTTATAATCCAGACAAATGGAAATATAATATATTTTATTTTATAGATGATTTAAGTAAAGTAAAATCAGAAAAAGGGGTAGTTTATGATATACTTCATATATCATAA
- a CDS encoding pyridoxamine 5'-phosphate oxidase family protein translates to MFKEMRRKDREIFNKQIEEILLYGEYGTLSTISENGYPYIVPLSYVYYDKCIYFHCAKEGHKLENIKQNNKVSFCVVTDTEVLPSRFSTKYKSVIAFGTASEVTDNLKENVLIQLIDKYSKDFLDEGKKYIDKAKENTKIMKINIQHMTGKSNK, encoded by the coding sequence ATGTTTAAAGAAATGAGAAGAAAAGATAGAGAAATTTTTAATAAACAAATAGAAGAAATTTTATTATATGGGGAATATGGTACCCTTTCAACTATAAGTGAGAATGGGTATCCATACATTGTTCCTTTAAGCTATGTTTACTACGACAAGTGCATTTATTTCCATTGTGCTAAAGAAGGTCATAAACTTGAAAATATAAAACAAAATAATAAAGTATCATTTTGTGTAGTTACAGATACAGAAGTATTACCAAGTAGATTTAGTACAAAATATAAAAGTGTTATAGCTTTCGGAACTGCAAGTGAAGTAACAGATAACTTAAAAGAGAATGTCTTAATTCAACTTATAGATAAATATTCTAAAGATTTTTTAGATGAAGGTAAAAAATATATTGATAAGGCAAAAGAAAATACAAAAATAATGAAAATTAACATACAACACATGACTGGGAAATCAAATAAGTAA
- a CDS encoding DUF523 domain-containing protein: protein MYLVSACLAGVNCRYNGSNSTNEAIQELVREGKAIAICPEIIGGLPIPRACSEIIIDEDGNRKIVSEGGQDFTKEFIEGAQKTLEIAKTIGIEKAILQSRSPSCGYGLIYDGTFYGKLKAGNGLTAELLVENGIEVYTENELEKLSI, encoded by the coding sequence ATGTATTTAGTGAGCGCTTGTTTAGCAGGAGTTAATTGTAGATATAATGGCAGTAATAGTACCAATGAAGCTATACAAGAATTAGTAAGAGAAGGAAAAGCTATTGCTATTTGCCCAGAAATAATAGGAGGATTGCCAATACCAAGAGCTTGTTCTGAAATTATTATTGATGAGGATGGGAATAGAAAAATAGTAAGTGAAGGTGGACAAGACTTTACTAAAGAATTTATTGAAGGTGCACAAAAAACTTTGGAAATTGCTAAAACTATTGGTATTGAAAAAGCAATATTACAATCAAGAAGTCCATCATGTGGGTATGGTCTTATATATGATGGAACATTTTATGGGAAACTTAAAGCAGGAAACGGTTTAACTGCAGAGTTGCTAGTGGAAAATGGAATTGAAGTATATACCGAAAATGAGTTAGAGAAATTATCAATATAA
- a CDS encoding sulfurtransferase — protein MKKKLLSIFLCIIMVAALTAGCASKTEEPNSTENKSETPSSTENKSVETVEKTKVFVSADWVKSLIDGKQPESKDYVIIEAAWGTMNDDKNYLEAHVPGAVHLNTDDIEEPNYWNIRTGDEIKNVMANLGITKDTTVIVYGADSGATRAAFVCLWAGVENVKVIDGGLKAWTNAGYETNKGIENAKATTNDFGVTIPAHPEYVLSMPEDVKSEMDKNNKFRLVSIRSLDEFKGKTSGYSYIEKAGEPQGAVWGHDETDYSNADGSFIDFDKAVAMWNEQGITENNEIAFYCGTGWRASIPWLMAYENGWKNIKLYDGGWFAWQMDPNNPVQAITPEKAAAKYK, from the coding sequence GTGAAAAAGAAATTGCTTAGTATTTTTCTTTGTATTATAATGGTTGCTGCATTAACAGCTGGTTGTGCTTCTAAAACAGAAGAACCTAATTCAACAGAAAACAAGTCAGAAACGCCTAGCTCAACAGAAAATAAGTCTGTTGAGACTGTGGAAAAAACAAAAGTATTTGTTTCTGCAGATTGGGTAAAAAGTTTAATTGATGGAAAACAGCCAGAATCAAAAGATTATGTAATCATTGAAGCAGCCTGGGGAACAATGAATGATGATAAAAACTACTTAGAAGCACATGTTCCGGGAGCAGTACATTTGAACACAGATGATATCGAAGAGCCAAACTATTGGAATATAAGAACAGGAGACGAGATCAAAAATGTTATGGCAAATTTAGGTATAACTAAAGATACCACTGTTATCGTTTATGGTGCTGACTCAGGTGCTACAAGAGCTGCATTTGTATGCCTTTGGGCTGGTGTTGAAAATGTAAAAGTAATTGATGGTGGCCTAAAAGCCTGGACAAATGCAGGATATGAAACGAATAAAGGTATAGAAAATGCAAAAGCAACTACAAATGATTTTGGTGTAACAATACCAGCACATCCTGAGTATGTTTTATCTATGCCAGAAGATGTAAAGTCTGAAATGGATAAAAATAACAAATTCAGATTAGTTAGTATAAGAAGCTTAGATGAATTTAAAGGTAAAACAAGTGGATACAGCTATATAGAAAAAGCAGGTGAACCACAAGGTGCAGTATGGGGTCATGATGAAACTGACTACTCAAATGCTGATGGAAGCTTTATTGATTTTGATAAAGCGGTGGCAATGTGGAATGAACAAGGGATTACCGAAAATAATGAAATCGCATTTTACTGTGGTACTGGCTGGAGAGCAAGTATTCCATGGCTGATGGCCTATGAAAACGGATGGAAGAATATAAAATTGTATGATGGCGGCTGGTTCGCATGGCAGATGGATCCGAATAATCCAGTACAAGCTATTACTCCAGAAAAAGCAGCAGCTAAATATAAATAA
- a CDS encoding DMT family transporter, with protein MNNTKNILLTMIAPILWGTTYIITSTLIPIDKPFFVALMRGLPVGSILLLYYKQFPKGVWILKSIILGTLNIGGFFAFLFIAAYRLPGGIAAILGSVQPIFCIILSWLLLKEKPNKKSYIASIMTILGVALLVLKPTGYLDPLGIVAALIGAVSMASGVVLTKYWGRPVNNIVFTSWQLFYGSLILIPITFIVEGGIPSLNITNIFGLVLIGVLNTGLAYALWFNGISKLSPTQVTFLGPLSPLTAFLLGFIFLKQTISYIQIVGVSIILTSVYFSQLKTPSKKTLPSVEG; from the coding sequence ATGAATAATACAAAAAACATTCTATTAACTATGATAGCTCCTATATTATGGGGCACAACTTATATAATAACTTCTACCCTTATACCAATTGATAAGCCATTTTTCGTTGCTTTAATGCGTGGACTTCCCGTGGGTTCGATTCTTCTTTTATATTATAAACAGTTTCCTAAAGGGGTATGGATTTTAAAATCAATTATTTTAGGCACTCTTAATATAGGTGGTTTTTTTGCCTTCCTATTTATAGCTGCCTATAGATTGCCGGGAGGAATTGCTGCTATATTAGGAAGTGTGCAACCAATATTCTGTATTATTTTAAGCTGGTTGCTTCTTAAAGAAAAACCTAACAAAAAATCGTATATTGCCTCAATCATGACAATTTTGGGTGTAGCACTATTAGTGTTAAAACCAACAGGCTATTTAGATCCTTTAGGTATAGTAGCGGCACTTATTGGTGCTGTTTCTATGGCTTCTGGAGTTGTACTTACAAAATATTGGGGAAGACCTGTAAATAATATTGTTTTTACCTCATGGCAACTTTTTTATGGTAGCCTTATCCTAATACCTATTACTTTTATAGTAGAAGGCGGTATTCCTTCTCTTAATATCACAAATATTTTTGGACTAGTTCTTATTGGAGTATTAAATACAGGATTAGCATATGCACTATGGTTTAATGGAATATCGAAGCTTTCACCTACTCAGGTCACATTTTTAGGACCATTGAGCCCCTTAACAGCTTTTTTATTGGGTTTTATATTCTTAAAACAGACTATAAGTTATATTCAAATAGTTGGTGTATCTATAATATTGACTAGTGTTTATTTTTCTCAACTTAAAACGCCTTCTAAAAAAACTTTACCATCAGTAGAAGGATAA
- a CDS encoding MarR family winged helix-turn-helix transcriptional regulator, with protein MNRDSVDMIIEQWRKEVPDLSTTAMAIFGRLQRINKHVGRSLGNNFSRFNLNSGEFDVLATLRRSGEPYMLKPTDLYNQLMVTSGAMTNRIDTLEKKSLVMRVNDVSDRRTVYVKLTEKGLKIINEAIYEHVNEEEKLLECLSKEDADMLNIILKKIVCKFEKE; from the coding sequence ATGAATAGAGATAGTGTGGATATGATAATTGAACAATGGAGAAAAGAAGTTCCCGATTTAAGTACGACGGCCATGGCTATTTTTGGAAGGTTGCAAAGAATAAATAAACATGTAGGAAGGAGTTTAGGAAATAATTTTTCGAGATTCAATTTAAACAGTGGAGAGTTTGACGTACTAGCGACCTTAAGGCGGTCAGGAGAACCATATATGCTAAAGCCAACAGATCTATATAATCAACTAATGGTTACATCTGGAGCTATGACTAATAGAATAGATACTTTAGAGAAAAAGTCATTGGTTATGAGGGTTAATGATGTATCAGATAGAAGAACTGTATATGTAAAGCTAACCGAAAAGGGACTAAAAATTATTAATGAGGCTATATATGAGCATGTAAATGAGGAAGAGAAACTTCTAGAATGTTTAAGTAAAGAAGACGCTGACATGCTTAATATTATTTTGAAAAAGATTGTTTGTAAATTTGAAAAAGAATAA
- a CDS encoding DUF3955 domain-containing protein — translation MKNLMKKNLLTLIPFIIGFGCFIAYNIIGSEVAPDGTLIEPFGLIPLGYLFIFIGIIASIVSFFSKYKKSYK, via the coding sequence ATGAAAAATTTAATGAAAAAAAATCTTTTAACTTTAATACCATTTATTATAGGGTTCGGTTGTTTCATCGCTTATAATATTATAGGATCTGAAGTGGCTCCAGACGGGACTCTTATAGAACCATTTGGTTTAATCCCTTTGGGTTACTTATTCATATTTATTGGTATAATAGCTAGTATAGTATCATTCTTTAGTAAATACAAAAAATCTTATAAATAA